The genomic window GAGCATAGCTCTTATCAGGCACAACAGCCTTCCCGTTGACCAACTCCCAGTCAGCATAAGCAGGCCAGACAATCTGCTTCTTGCTCCAGTCGACCAGAGACCAGGTGGTGAAGCCGTTGCCCTCGCCAAACTGGCCGCTCCAGGACGAGCTGAGGGTGTAAGGGCCGCAGGTGACGCCGTTGGTCGGGGCGCGGCTGGCGGGGGCGCCGGTGACGGTGTAGGAGCAGTTGGTCACGGCGGCACCGGTCTGGGTGTCGACGCCAAAGGTGACCTTGCACGAGGTGTCGGCCTTGTTGCAGGTGCGGGTGAAGGACTTGACGACCCATTGGGGGgtggcggccatggcgg from Podospora pseudoanserina strain CBS 124.78 chromosome 7 map unlocalized CBS124.78p_7.2, whole genome shotgun sequence includes these protein-coding regions:
- a CDS encoding uncharacterized protein (EggNog:ENOG503P63W) yields the protein MQLTTVLLGLAGTALAAPALEARDAVSAMAATPQWVVKSFTRTCNKADTSCKVTFGVDTQTGAAVTNCSYTVTGAPASRAPTNGVTCGPYTLSSSWSGQFGEGNGFTTWSLVDWSKKQIVWPAYADWELVNGKAVVPDKSYAPQTLA